One window from the genome of Nicotiana sylvestris chromosome 9, ASM39365v2, whole genome shotgun sequence encodes:
- the LOC138878712 gene encoding probable LRR receptor-like serine/threonine-protein kinase At3g47570, which produces MAIDMNIQELLVIGDSDLLMHQFREEWATKNSKILPCLYHVQELRKTFTKTEFQHVPRVHDGFADALANLSSMIQHPNKNFIDPIPVKIHDQPAYCAYVEEEANGKHWFHHIKEYLAKGEYPELANAIQKRTLRRIISYCLGNVTSLREIHLGSNKLSSNIPTRLGNIKDLMVHDLSTNNMGGSLPPEIGNLKAVIQMDLSMNQFTNGIPKEIGGLQNLVDLSLRHNRLQGSIPDSMSNVAGLEFLDLSHNNISGTIPKSFVKLQYLKYFNVSYNKLYGEIPSAGPFKNLSSQFFLFNEALCGSMRFRVLPCPTSSKHRSNRNRVLVLFLPLGIALVFGLITFMLVWIRYRRGKRALQQVDSLSIATRGRISYYELLQATDALSESNLIGSGSFGSVYKCILRSGTPIVVKVFNLQLEATFKSFDIECEVLRNLRHTNLMKVITSCSNLDFKDLVLEYMPNGSLDKWLYSHNYFLDIMQRLNIMVDVACALEYLYHECSSPVIHYDLKPSNCLVG; this is translated from the exons atggccattgacatgaacatacaagagttgctagtaattggggattcagacttgcttatgcATCAgttccgagaagaatgggcgaccaagaactccaagatactcccttgtCTATATCATGTGCAGGAGTTGAGAAAAacgttcacaaagacagaattccagcatgttcctaggGTCCATGATGgatttgccgatgctttggctaacctatcatccatgatacagcatccaaaTAAGAACTTTATTGaccccattccggtaaagatccatgatcagccagcttactgtgcttatgttgaagaagaagcaaacgGAAAACATTGGTTTCAtcatatcaaggaatacttggcaaaaggagaatacccagaactcgcaaatgctattcagaagcgcacgcttcggag GATCATTTCTTATTGTTTAGGGAACGTTACTTCCCTTAGGGAAATACATCTGGGTTCCAATAAATTAAGCTCCAATATACCAACACGCTTAGGGAACATTAAGGATCTCATGGTTCATGACTTATCGACAAACAACATGGGTGGTTCTTTACCTCCAGAAATTGGAAATCTAAAGGCTGTGATACAGATGGATTTGtcaatgaatcaatttacaaatgGTATTCCTAAAGAAATTGGAGGCTTGCAAAATCTGGTGGACCTTTCTTTGAGACACAACAGGTTGCAAGGATCTATACCCGACTCAATGAGCAACGTGGCAGGTTTAGAATTCTTAGACCTTTCTCATAATAATATATCAGGAACCATTCCCAAGTCTTTTGTGAAACTTCAATACCTGAAGTATTTCAATGTCTCTTACAACAAGTTGTATGGTGAAATACCCTCAGCGGGTCCTTTCAAGAACCTCTCAAGTCAGTTTTTTCTCTTCAACGAAGCATTATGTGGTTCAATGAGATTTCGTGTCCTGCCATGCCCCACTTCTTCAAAGCATAGATCAAATAGGAATAGAGTGCTAGTTCTATTTCTTCCACTGGGAATTGCACTGGTATTTGGTCTTATCACCTTTATGCTTGTATGGATAAGGTATAGAAGAGGTAAAAGAGCTCTTCAACAAGTTGATTCATTGTCTATTGCAACAAGAGGAAGAATTTCATATTATGAACTGCTCCAAGCAACTGATGCGCTTAGCGAGAGTAATCTGATTGGTTCTGGGAGTTTTGGATCTGTCTACAAATGCATACTCAGAAGTGGGACTCCTATTGTAGTTAAAGTGTTCAATTTGCAATTGGAGGCAACATTCAAGAGTTTTGATATAGAATGTGAAGTTTTGCGCAACCTCCGCCATACGAATCTCATGAAAGTCATTACTAGTTGTTCCAACCTTGATTTTAAGGATTTAGTACTGGAGTACATGCCCAATGGAAGCCTCGATAAGTGGTTGTATTCACACAACTACTTCTTAGACATCATGCAGAGATTGAACATAATGGTAGACGTGGCATGTGCATTGGAATATCTCTACCATGAGTGCTCATCGCCCGTGATTCATTATGATCTGAAGCCTAGTAACTGTCTTGTTGGATGA
- the LOC138878711 gene encoding receptor kinase-like protein Xa21, whose protein sequence is MVANLSDFGISKLLGEDESDLYTKTLATLGYIAPEYGLDGLVSTKCDVYSYGIMLMETFTRKNPSDEMFEGDLSLKKWVCCSLPEAIVDVVDANFMTPHDNHLNKKLNCVASIMKVALDCYVESLARRIDMKDIIGMLKKIKIQLLAC, encoded by the exons ATGGTAGCCAACCTTAGTGACTTTGGCATTTCAAAACTtcttggtgaggatgagagtgaTTTATACACTAAAACCTTAGCAACATTGGGTTATATTGCACCAG AGTATGGACTGGATGGATTGGTGTCAACAAAATGTGATGTCTATAGTTACGGGATCATGCTGATGGAAACGTTTACAAGGAAAAACCCTAGCGATGAAATGTTCGAGGGGGATCTTAGCTTGAAGAAATGGGTGTGTTGTTCGCTCCCAGAGGCAATAGTGGATGTTGTAGATGCCAACTTCATGACACCACATGATAATCACTTAAACAAAAAGCTAAATTGTGTGGCATCGATCATGAAAGTGGCACTAGATTGCTATGTTGAATCTCTTGCAAGAAGGATCGACATGAAAGATATCATAGGGATGCTAAAGAAgatcaagattcaacttcttgcATGTTGA